CGGGACAGCGCATCCGCCTTTTCACCCCCCGCGACATCGGCGTCATCGAGATCCTGCCCGACCCTTCCCTCCGAGACGCGTGACGAGCTCGATCAGCGCCCCGGAGGAGGCTTCGGGTGCGAGAAAAGAAACGCGCATCTCGTCGCCCTCGCGCGGTACGCGGTCGATGAGGGGAACACCGGCCTCATCGAGCTCCTCCACGCAGGCATCGACGTCCTCGACGCGAAGCCCGAAGTGGTAGACGCCGGGACCTCGGTAGGGCAGGTACTTCTGCGTCGTCTCTTCCCAGTCCCGGGCTTCGAGGAGTTCGAGCTCGATCTCGCCCACGCTCACGCGGCAGAGCCTGAGACCGTACTCCGGGCGGTCTTCGATCGGTCCGGCCGGAAGCCCGAGCCGCTCGACGTAGAACCGTCTCGCCTTCTCGATGTCCTCGACGGCAATCCCGATGTGGTCCACGCCCAGGATCTTCATGCTGCGCTCCCTTCCCGCCGCGGGAGCTCGCAGGCTTCGGCTCCCGAGACGACCTTGCGCGAGACCGACCAGGTGAGGCCGAACGTACAGAAGTTGATGGCGTGGTGCCCGCCCTCGCCGCCCGCCACCGCGAGCAGGAACTGCTCCGGGCTCGCGCAGAGGGGGACCCTTCCGTCCTCCACGTAGCCGCGCTCCTCGAACTTCTTCCAGTAGCCCCGGGGCCAGCGGTCGACGGGCGTCTTCGTGTGCTCGTGGAGAAATCGCTGCGC
This Candidatus Binatia bacterium DNA region includes the following protein-coding sequences:
- a CDS encoding methylmalonyl-CoA epimerase; the encoded protein is MKILGVDHIGIAVEDIEKARRFYVERLGLPAGPIEDRPEYGLRLCRVSVGEIELELLEARDWEETTQKYLPYRGPGVYHFGLRVEDVDACVEELDEAGVPLIDRVPREGDEMRVSFLAPEASSGALIELVTRLGGKGRAGSR